In Nitrospira sp., a single genomic region encodes these proteins:
- a CDS encoding sulfite oxidase: MALENERDRNQEPLRGAGLSRRDFLIKGGSALVLLAMMDPVRFARMAGAAEDGQVIPFLDRPPAPPEAAVKAYGELNRMDWQDLNNWITPNDQFFSVSHYNRPVIRPEEYRLEITGLVRNPKVYTLADLKRRPRQEVVFTIECAGNHGFDWFTGGIGTAKWAGTPLAPLLQEAGLRPEGIEAVFFGADAGEEEVRNIKMSQQFSRSLSVPDAMRPEVLLCYEMNGEPLPQEHGFPIRLIVPGWYGVANVKWLSQIDVTDRRWAGRFMTRDYVTIREEAQPDGRTVWAQKVVGPARLKSLTARVVSRGGRYQIEGAAWGGPIERIEVRVDDGPWRPATITRGKEQRFAWKFWTLDWTDATPGEHTITSRAVATGGGIQPGADDPLLTKKHTYWESNGQITRRIRIA, encoded by the coding sequence ATGGCACTAGAAAATGAACGCGACAGAAATCAGGAACCGCTACGTGGCGCCGGCCTGTCTCGCCGGGATTTTCTGATCAAGGGAGGATCCGCTCTGGTCCTTCTGGCGATGATGGATCCTGTGCGCTTCGCGCGAATGGCCGGTGCGGCTGAAGATGGGCAGGTCATCCCGTTCCTGGATCGGCCGCCCGCTCCGCCGGAAGCGGCGGTCAAAGCATACGGGGAGCTGAACCGGATGGATTGGCAGGACCTGAATAACTGGATCACGCCGAACGATCAGTTTTTCAGTGTGAGCCACTACAATCGTCCGGTGATCCGCCCCGAGGAGTACAGACTTGAGATCACCGGACTGGTCCGAAATCCGAAGGTCTACACTTTGGCCGACCTGAAGCGGCGGCCTCGTCAGGAAGTGGTGTTCACCATCGAATGTGCAGGGAACCACGGGTTCGACTGGTTTACGGGCGGCATCGGCACGGCGAAATGGGCCGGGACGCCGCTTGCCCCGCTGCTCCAGGAAGCCGGTCTCAGACCAGAGGGTATCGAAGCGGTCTTCTTTGGAGCCGATGCGGGAGAAGAGGAAGTTCGGAACATCAAGATGAGTCAGCAGTTCAGCCGCAGCCTGTCGGTGCCTGACGCCATGCGTCCCGAAGTGCTCCTCTGCTACGAAATGAACGGCGAACCGCTGCCGCAGGAGCACGGGTTTCCGATTCGGCTCATCGTACCGGGCTGGTACGGCGTGGCGAACGTCAAGTGGTTGTCACAAATAGACGTAACGGACAGGCGGTGGGCCGGCCGGTTCATGACGCGCGACTATGTGACGATTCGTGAGGAGGCGCAACCCGACGGAAGGACGGTCTGGGCGCAAAAAGTCGTGGGACCGGCGCGCCTCAAGTCTTTGACGGCGCGGGTCGTCTCGCGAGGCGGCCGTTATCAGATCGAAGGCGCGGCCTGGGGAGGACCAATCGAACGAATCGAGGTCCGCGTGGATGACGGACCCTGGAGACCGGCGACCATCACCCGCGGCAAGGAGCAGCGCTTTGCGTGGAAATTCTGGACCCTCGACTGGACGGATGCCACGCCGGGCGAGCATACGATCACGTCGCGCGCGGTCGCCACGGGAGGAGGGATACAGCCTGGGGCGGATGACCCGCTGTTGACGAAAAAGCACACCTACTGGGAAAGCAACGGGCAGATCACGAGACGGATCCGGATCGCGTGA